In Elusimicrobiaceae bacterium, the genomic stretch TATGTAAAGCGACCCGAGCCCGAATTTGCGGGCCGTTCGCGGCACGTCGTAAAGCGGAGTCATGCCCACGCGCACCGGCGGAAAACTTTCCGCCTTTGCTGCCGGCAGAACCGGCAGATACCGCAAAACCGAACACTCCGAATTGGCCGCAAGGCTTTCGCGGTTCAGCGTTTCGGCGGCCTGCGCATAGTCGTACAGAACATTCAGGTTGCCGCCGCAATGCGGACATAGATATCCGCTAAAAGAAGCGGCCTGCTTCTTTTCGCAGTTCAGGCATTCGAACCCGGTGTACCGGCCCATACTTATGGCACTATCGTGGTGCCGGCTTTGCCCCGGAGGGTTTCCTCAAAAAGCTCGGTCTTGGAGATATAAGCCACGCTGCCGCCGTTTTTGACAAACTCGAGCGCCGCCTTGATCTTGGGGCCCATCGAACCGGCGGGGAAATTGCCTTTGTCATAAAGATCCTGCGCCTCTTTGACGGTAAGCCTGCGCAGGTCTATCTGGTCGGGTTTCTGGTAATTGAGCTTAGCGCCGTCCTCGCCGGTAAAAACCGTCAGGCTGACATCCAGCTCACTGCCGCGCGCTCTGGCGCGTTTTAACAGCATCACGCCCAGCAGGGCCGACGCAAGGTCCTTGTCAATAACCGCCTCCACCCCGCGGTACACTTTCGCGCCTTCTCTGCCTTTGAACACTATATCGTAATTGGTGCGGTATTCGCCGTTTTGGCACTCGGTTTCCACGACGGGGATTCCGCCGCCGCCCACGGTGATAGGCACCAGGCCCGCGTCAAGCAGGGCTTCCACAGCTTCAATTTCCACTATATCAACCGGATCCGGCGAGGGCACAACTTTGCGCCACACTTCCTCGCCTTTATCGTTTTTCTTGTAACACTTCACCGCCCAGCCGTTTTTGTCGCGCCGGTCCTCGGCTTCCTGTCGGCTGTAAGCCGGGCCGACGTATTTGGTGGGGTTCTGAAAACCGGGATCGTCTTTGTTCACCACAACCTGAGTAACCAGCCCGGCGGCCTTTTTCGCTATTCCCCGCACCGCCAGTTCGCTGTTAAGCTGGGCCAGCATATACGCCATCGCGCCCTGGGTATCCGCACCGCAGATATCAAGCGGAATGGGGTGCAGGATCGAACGGGAATGCTCCGACCGCAGCAGAATATTCCCCACCTGCGGGCCGTTGCCGTGCGTAAGCACAAACAGATCGCGGGGATGTTTTTCCAGAATATCGGCGACCAGTCTGGTGGTGTCGGCCGTTTTCTGCCACTGCATGGCGATATCCGGCACGAG encodes the following:
- a CDS encoding carbamate kinase, with protein sequence MKKVLRIFAFGGNEVSPTGITDPKTGKSLVPDIAMQWQKTADTTRLVADILEKHPRDLFVLTHGNGPQVGNILLRSEHSRSILHPIPLDICGADTQGAMAYMLAQLNSELAVRGIAKKAAGLVTQVVVNKDDPGFQNPTKYVGPAYSRQEAEDRRDKNGWAVKCYKKNDKGEEVWRKVVPSPDPVDIVEIEAVEALLDAGLVPITVGGGGIPVVETECQNGEYRTNYDIVFKGREGAKVYRGVEAVIDKDLASALLGVMLLKRARARGSELDVSLTVFTGEDGAKLNYQKPDQIDLRRLTVKEAQDLYDKGNFPAGSMGPKIKAALEFVKNGGSVAYISKTELFEETLRGKAGTTIVP